In the genome of Segnochrobactrum spirostomi, the window ATCACCCGCGCCGGGAGATTGGCATCGAAGAAGACCCAATCGGAGGCGGCGAAGGCGGGCGCGAGGCGGTCGAGATCTTCGGGGGCGATGCGGTCGAAGATCGCCATGTCGGCGAGGCCCGCGTGCAGGCTGCCGTCGGGCTCGAGCACGGCGACATATTCGGCGGTCGGCGCGCCGGGCAGCACGGCGACGCCGCTCACGTCGGCTCCGGCCGCCTTGAGGTGGGCGAGCAGGGCGCGGCCGTTGTCGTCGTCGCCGACCGCGGAGGCGAAGCGGGTCGCAACGCCCGCGCGGGCGAGCTGTTCGGCGACGTTGCGGCCGACGCCGCCGAAGGTGCGTCCGCTCGACACCGGGTTCGAGGTGTCGGCACGGACCGGCTCGAAGGCGCGATATTTGCGGTCGATCACGGCGCCGCCGACGACGAGAACCGAGCGCACCGGCGCCAGGACATAGGCGCGGCCGAGCAGCCGCCCCTTTCGGACCAGCTGGGCGATGTGGGCGGCGACGGTGGAGCGCGGCATGCCGAGGCGGTCGGCGATCGCCTGCTGCCCCGCGAAGGGGTCGGCGGCGATCGCGTCGAGCACGGCGCGTTCCTGGTCGGTCAAGGTGCTCATGCCGTGCCTCGCAGCAGCGCTTTCCGCGCCGGACGACAGGAGCTTACAACATTTGTTTATTCGAGAACAACTGTTGTGACGGATGCCTCCCGCCGGGCCTCACGCCTCGTAGGTGACGACGCCGTCGCAGAGGGTCAGCACCGGCTCGATGCGGCCGATCGACTCCGGCTCCGCCCGCTCCAGGTCGCCGGAGAGGACGACCAGATCCGCATAGTAGCCGGGCTTGAGGCGACCCTTGCGGTCTTCGGTGAACTCCGCATAGGCGCCGTCGATGGTGTAGCCGGCGATCGCCTGGTCGAGGGTCTGGCGATGGTCGGCGAGGCCCGGGGCATAGGCCTTGCGGGTCATGGCGCACTGGATGCCGAACA includes:
- a CDS encoding carbohydrate kinase; its protein translation is MSTLTDQERAVLDAIAADPFAGQQAIADRLGMPRSTVAAHIAQLVRKGRLLGRAYVLAPVRSVLVVGGAVIDRKYRAFEPVRADTSNPVSSGRTFGGVGRNVAEQLARAGVATRFASAVGDDDNGRALLAHLKAAGADVSGVAVLPGAPTAEYVAVLEPDGSLHAGLADMAIFDRIAPEDLDRLAPAFAASDWVFFDANLPARVIAAIVEHGRRSGCRIAADAVSVAKARKLPGDLTGIDLLFLNRDEAAAVLGETAPSDVVPERTAEALVARGATAVVLTLGAAGLVIARRASPPVRVAAEPAAVVDVTGAGDALVAGTLARLVAGDDLVSAAAVGARLAAITVAGAASVHPTLGPDLLEDLALAATAAL